CGAGCAAGCTATCAGTCAGGTTATCAGGACCAATTACAAACTGCAGCAACTTGTTCTGTGACTGAGGTTGATGCATTTGGTGATTGTGTTCAAATTCAATTACGTGTGCCATCACATACATTGATAGATTACCAAACAAAGTATGACTTTATGGAAGGAGCGAGTGTTACTTTTGGTATTAATAACTTGTTTGATAAAGCTCCACCACTGTCTTTACGTACAGGCGGTGCAGGGCATCAAGTAGGTTTTGATCCGCGTTATTTCGATGCGTATGGCCGTACTTTCTACTTACAAGCTGATTATAGTTTTTAATATTAGTATTCAGGTTCCTGCTCTCACATAAATAGTGAGATAGAATTAAGGCCAGCAGCTCACGCTTCTGGCCTTTTTATTGAGTTATTCATAACGCTTCTCTGGGAATTTATAGTGGGTTTAATTAACCAGCACCTACAGTCAAGTATCTCTTAAAGCCCTGTTTTCTACTCATTATCATCCACTAACACCTACTTTTTCAATACAGAAGTATGTCATAACAATAACATAAGACCTGAATAAACTTCTGTATCAGAGAGCTATTGTAAAAGGTATTATCAGATAAAAACTGCAGTTTATTGCATATTTTGCAATAGATGATTAATTTGTAATTTGCAATTATCTAGACGGTCGCAATGCAACATTTTGTAAATCAAAGTATTTATTTGGTTATCAAAGTGTTGACCTTTTGGTTGCATTAAGATTAATATCTACGTTGAAAAAGGTACTGTAGATAATTACAGAGCGTTTTTAAAAACAAAATAACTAAAATAGTATTCCAGGGAGAATCACATGCTAAACAATAAAGTTTCAAAAGCAGTGCGCTTAGCGATTGCTTTTAGTGCAGCTTCTACAGCTGTATATTCGACAAGCTCATTTTCAGCGGAAGCTGGTGCTGAGCAAGTGGAGCGCATTCAAGTAACAGGCTCTAGGATTAAACGTGTTGATATGGAAGGTCCTAGCCCCGTTCAAGTTTTTAACAAAGTTACCATAGAGGCATCAGGCACTGAGACAATCGCAGACTTTTTAATAAAGTCAAACATTGCAGGTCCTGGTATTGATACAGCGGACGACACATTAGCTCAAGGCGGTGGTGAGGCTAGTTTCGCTACTAAAGGGTTAGGTGCTGATTACACTATTTTCTTGGTTAATGGTAATCGCTTACCAGGAACACCTACCGGTGGAAGCGCTAGTCCGGATATAAACCAAATTCCTATCGCCGCAGTTGAGCGTATAGAATATTTATCAGATGGAGCTTCGGCAATATATGGTGCTGATGCTGTAGCCGGTGTTATCAATATAATAACGAAGAAAGATTTTGAAGGTCTTAACATTTCTGCTCAGTATGGCCAATCTGCAGAAGGTGATGCAGGAACAACATCTTTGCAGATGGTAACTGGTATCTCTTCTGAACGTGGTAATGTTATGTTTTCGGCTGATTTTTACAAGCGTGAGTCTGTAAAAGCTACTGATAGACCGTTAATTGGAAGCGCGATTTCACCTACTGGTACTGACGGTAGAAGTCCAACTGGCTTTCCTGGTACATGGATAGAAACAGATTTCTCAGAATCATTCCCAGTATCTGGTTGTCCTGAAGAAAGTGTACGCCCAACTACTATTGTTGATAGTGGAACAGAGTGTTCTTATGATTTTGCGACACTTTATCAAGCATTCCCATACATAGAAAAGTTTAATATCTTTACTCGTGGTGAGTATAATGTTTCGGATGATCTAAGTATTTGGGCTGAAGGGCGTACAAGTAGAACTCAAACAGAAGTTAGAAACGGTGCGGCACCAGCGCCATTTACATTAGTTGGTGCTGATAACGAGGAAAACCCTTACGGTAGAGACATGTACATGATTCGCCGTACTGTTGAAGCAGGACCTAGAGCCCGTGATCAGGTAAATTCGACAACTGGGTTTGCTACCGGACTAGATTACTCACTAACGGATGATATATACCTTGATGCCAAGTACCAAAAAAGTTGGGCACGCCAATCAAGCGTAGGTGTTGGTGGACAAATATCTAAACAAGCGTTAACTGATGCAATTGCATCTGGTGACATTAAACTAACCAGTGCTAACACATTTGAAGATTTTGAAGCTGTTTCAGTTGCTACACACCGTCAGGGTGAGTTTGAAGAGCAGATAATGAACATTGGCCTTTCTGGCATGTTGCCTATAGAGCTTGGCGATGAAGCAATAGGCTTTGCTCTTGGTGCTGAAATTCGTGAAGAACAATACTTCGACGTAACAGACATTGCACAGCAATCACAAGATATAGCTGGTGGTGCGGCATCTAATGGTCGAGGAAGTAAAGATACTGATTCATTTTATTTAGAGCTTAACGCTCGTCCTATTGAAATGGTTGAAATTTCTGCAGCTGTTCGTAATGACTCTATTGAAACTACTCTTTCCGATTTAGGTTCTGAAACAACTTACAAACTAGCTATTGCTGTAAGACCAACAGACACGCTTTTAATCCGTACTTCATACGGTACTGGTTTTAAAGCGCCTACATTAGGTGATTTATACTTAGATGAAAGTTTTGGTGTTGTTAAGGCAATAGATACCCAAGCTTGTGATGCTGATCCTACTCAGTGTTCAACTCGCGAAATTCGCTCATTGAGTGGAGGCAACCCTGAACTCAAACCTGAAACTTCTAAAAGCTATGGCTTAGGTTTTGCTTGGGATGTAGATTTTGTAGAAGGTTTGTCTGTAACAGCAGATTATTGGAATTTTGAAGTTTCAGATAAAATCGGATCTTTAGGCGTTCAAGAAATCCTAAATAACGAAAGTGATTACCCTGATCTAGTAAATAGAATTGGTGGTCGAGTTGCTCACCCTGATGCTTATGTAAAGTCAAATTTACAAAATCTGGCAGAGCAGAGTGGGTCAGGCATTGATTACAATGTTAATTACACTTTTGATACATCGTTAGGTGTGGTTGTTTCAGGTGTAAGAGCTTCACAACTTTTAAGTTCTGAAGAGCAAACATCAGCAATTCAACCTTTATGTGAAGAAAAAGGCACTACCTCTGAAGCTGAATGGTCTTCTAGTTTCTACGCTAGCGTCACTAACGATAACTGGGGTGCTAATTTAAACGTTCGCTATGTAGGTGAAACAGTCGATCATGAAGGTGGTTTAACGTCAGGGACTTGTGATTTTGCGAAACCAGAAACCCGTCTTGAGGTAGATAGCTATACTCAGGTGGATTTATCTGGCCATTACTACGTAACTGAATCAGTAAAATTCTCTGCAGGTGTCAGGAATTTATTTGATGAAGAGCCTCCATTCTCAACAGTTGCATCAGGTGGTTGGCCTTGGTACGACCAATCATTATATGACAACATGGGGCGTTTCTACTATACAAAAATTGAGCTAACTTTTTAAATTTAATTAGTGCAATCTCAATTAAGATATGTTAATAATAGGCCAGTTTTCTGGCCTATTCATATTTATCATTAACACTTCTAATTACTACTTCTCTACTTTGCATACCAAGCTTTATATAGTCTTTCTACGGATGCAGCACCAAAATAAATTTAAAAAAAATACTCTTGTTTAATAGCGTAGATTCAAATGTAAGTGGGTAACTAGTTATGTCTAGATTAAGTGGTCAATTGTTCTTAAGCTAACAGCTTTTTCTCCGACAAGAAATTTTACATTGAGGCATTACAAACAACTGCAGATGCTCAAAGACACCAGAAGGCTATTCTAAAGAAAAGCGGTTTTACGCAATAAAGTATTACTGTGCTAGCTAAAATATCGCAACCTTCGACTTCAATAGAACTTTCTAGAAATACAGTTAAGCGAGTTTATAGACACAAATATGTTCATGCTCGGGCTTTTTTTCGTCGAAGAAGTGCAAGAAAGCCTCGTAAAATAACAGTATGATTTCGCAAAAAAGTGAACGGCCTGTCAGCCATGAATACACTTATCTGTATATTTGAAGATAAATAGTAGATGGTAAACTATACCTATATCTGCGCCGACACGATAATAAATATAGCAAGCGCAGTCACGGCAAAGCTAACCGAGGGCAGATAAAAAGTAGAGTTAGCATTGAAGGGGGCCCACAAATAGTTGATGAGAAAGGCCGTATCGGAGATTGGGAAATAGATACCGTCATAGGTAAAGGTCATCAGGCGGCCTTGTCACCATTATAGGGCGAGTCACTCAATTCACTATGTATCAAGTTAGGTGGCAGGAAAAACAGCACATGCTTTCACTACGGCGACAATAGAAAAAATTCGCTTATCACGAGCAAATCACAAAGGCATTAAGTGATCTTGTCTATTTTTCTTACTATTATAACTTATGGGAGCGCAGATTGAATGAAAACACGAATGGACTACTAGAGCAGTATTGGCCGAAGTGCACGGATTTAAAGGTGATAACACCAGCACTGGTTATACCAGTACTTGAGCAACTTAATAAGCGTTCGAGAAAGTACTTGGATTTGAAACGCCTGTAAAATTGAGGCAGGATCACTTGGCAGCTAAAGCAGCCTAAACGTTATGTACTTCAAATTTTAATCCACGTAGTTATAATTGTAGAGTTTAAAATAAGGTCCATAAAATAGTATATAGTACTTATACTTTTAATTTTCTTTATAAAAGTATTCTGCTGACCTATAGTTATCTATTTAAAAGCCCTTTATACTAAAAAGGAATTTAAATCTAACCTTATAATTTAGCGAGATATAAATGAAAGAAGTTCGATCTTTTATTAAAACAGCATCTTTACCAGAGCTAGAAAAAGCACAACAATTAATTGGTGATGCAATTGCAAAATATACTGAGCAGCTACAAGCTAAACAGGAAGTTTTGGATCTTTTAAAAGAAAAAGGACTTACGTTAGAAGATTTACAAGACGGCACATCAGATAAACGTACTAAAGTAAAAGCTAAGTATCGAATTGAAATTGATGGCGAGGTTATTGAATGGACTGGCCGCGGTCGTCGCCCTAAAGCGTTTGAAGGTGTTGATTTACAAAAGCACTTAGCCTAATAAATAAAAGAGAAGCCTTTGCTTCTCTTTTTTAATGCCTGCAATAAATTACCCGTATTAAGCTGGTATTTGTTAAACTTCCCATCTGGTTATTCTATTTAGTCAATTCATGAGTTATAAATTAAG
The sequence above is drawn from the Pseudoalteromonas espejiana DSM 9414 genome and encodes:
- a CDS encoding TonB-dependent receptor domain-containing protein gives rise to the protein MLNNKVSKAVRLAIAFSAASTAVYSTSSFSAEAGAEQVERIQVTGSRIKRVDMEGPSPVQVFNKVTIEASGTETIADFLIKSNIAGPGIDTADDTLAQGGGEASFATKGLGADYTIFLVNGNRLPGTPTGGSASPDINQIPIAAVERIEYLSDGASAIYGADAVAGVINIITKKDFEGLNISAQYGQSAEGDAGTTSLQMVTGISSERGNVMFSADFYKRESVKATDRPLIGSAISPTGTDGRSPTGFPGTWIETDFSESFPVSGCPEESVRPTTIVDSGTECSYDFATLYQAFPYIEKFNIFTRGEYNVSDDLSIWAEGRTSRTQTEVRNGAAPAPFTLVGADNEENPYGRDMYMIRRTVEAGPRARDQVNSTTGFATGLDYSLTDDIYLDAKYQKSWARQSSVGVGGQISKQALTDAIASGDIKLTSANTFEDFEAVSVATHRQGEFEEQIMNIGLSGMLPIELGDEAIGFALGAEIREEQYFDVTDIAQQSQDIAGGAASNGRGSKDTDSFYLELNARPIEMVEISAAVRNDSIETTLSDLGSETTYKLAIAVRPTDTLLIRTSYGTGFKAPTLGDLYLDESFGVVKAIDTQACDADPTQCSTREIRSLSGGNPELKPETSKSYGLGFAWDVDFVEGLSVTADYWNFEVSDKIGSLGVQEILNNESDYPDLVNRIGGRVAHPDAYVKSNLQNLAEQSGSGIDYNVNYTFDTSLGVVVSGVRASQLLSSEEQTSAIQPLCEEKGTTSEAEWSSSFYASVTNDNWGANLNVRYVGETVDHEGGLTSGTCDFAKPETRLEVDSYTQVDLSGHYYVTESVKFSAGVRNLFDEEPPFSTVASGGWPWYDQSLYDNMGRFYYTKIELTF
- a CDS encoding H-NS family nucleoid-associated regulatory protein; translated protein: MKEVRSFIKTASLPELEKAQQLIGDAIAKYTEQLQAKQEVLDLLKEKGLTLEDLQDGTSDKRTKVKAKYRIEIDGEVIEWTGRGRRPKAFEGVDLQKHLA